From a region of the Xanthomonas rydalmerensis genome:
- a CDS encoding FAD-dependent monooxygenase encodes MEIGILGGGIAGLSVALALHKQGHMVHVYERRNGPATMGAGVTLWPNAGFVLQELGLLEDVAAAGGRPLSVQRKDAAGNSLGGLDITLLDRLMGYPTHTILRRDLQAVLLDHVARAGIQVEFGHRAVAIDLDAGDKAVARFENGKRIRPDLLIGADGRMNSVARRFVAGDNTPIYQGFVNWIGVAQGSGALVSDLAIQDYWGSGDRFGCVPIRTDLVYWAAAQARPLPEATPAADLRKEVMDLFAGWPEPVARLIEATPAHTIQLIAVHDVEPLHTWSRANVLLVGDAAHAPLPTSGQGACQALEDAWHLARCLEEADGALAQALTRFTAIRGPKTTKLAEQGRLFARGLFAQDTETCRLRNERAKASDPLRDAHAMAAGWSQGLPMADCIDRAPANGAGSLYRL; translated from the coding sequence ATGGAGATCGGAATACTGGGTGGCGGCATCGCAGGCTTGAGCGTGGCCCTCGCGTTGCACAAGCAGGGGCACATGGTCCACGTCTATGAACGTCGGAACGGGCCGGCCACCATGGGTGCTGGCGTGACGCTTTGGCCCAACGCTGGCTTTGTGCTGCAAGAGTTGGGGTTATTGGAGGATGTCGCGGCAGCGGGCGGCCGGCCGTTGTCAGTGCAGCGCAAGGACGCAGCAGGTAACTCGCTGGGAGGCCTGGACATCACGCTGCTGGACCGACTCATGGGCTACCCGACCCATACGATCCTGCGTCGGGACTTGCAGGCGGTGCTGCTGGACCACGTGGCACGCGCTGGTATCCAGGTGGAGTTCGGGCATCGCGCGGTAGCCATTGATCTGGATGCCGGCGACAAGGCCGTGGCGCGGTTCGAGAACGGGAAGCGTATCCGCCCGGACCTGCTTATCGGCGCGGATGGGCGCATGAACTCGGTGGCGCGCAGGTTCGTCGCAGGGGACAACACGCCCATTTACCAGGGCTTTGTGAACTGGATCGGCGTTGCACAGGGAAGTGGCGCGTTGGTGAGCGACCTCGCAATTCAGGACTACTGGGGGTCTGGCGATCGTTTCGGTTGCGTCCCGATCCGGACAGATCTGGTGTACTGGGCCGCCGCGCAGGCGCGGCCATTGCCCGAGGCGACGCCAGCAGCGGATTTGCGCAAGGAGGTGATGGATCTGTTTGCAGGATGGCCCGAACCTGTCGCCCGCCTCATCGAGGCCACGCCGGCGCACACCATCCAACTGATCGCCGTCCATGACGTCGAGCCGCTGCACACATGGAGCCGAGCAAATGTGCTGCTCGTCGGAGATGCGGCGCACGCGCCGCTGCCGACCTCGGGCCAGGGCGCCTGTCAGGCCTTGGAAGACGCCTGGCATCTGGCGCGGTGCCTCGAAGAGGCAGACGGTGCGCTGGCTCAAGCATTAACGCGCTTTACCGCGATCCGCGGACCCAAGACCACAAAGCTGGCAGAGCAGGGCAGACTGTTCGCGCGCGGCCTTTTCGCCCAAGACACCGAAACCTGCCGTCTTCGCAATGAGCGCGCCAAGGCGTCCGATCCGTTGCGTGACGCGCACGCTATGGCGGCAGGATGGTCGCAAGGGTTGCCGATGGCCGACTGCATTGACCGGGCGCCGGCCAACGGTGCTGGCAGTCTGTATCGTCTATGA
- a CDS encoding LysR family transcriptional regulator produces the protein MRSKLDLNAVRVYVAVVDEQSFSGASRLLALPSSNVSRHVAALERRLGVRLLERSTRHLRMTEAGRLVYERAKPVLDALLSTEEELGTVQGDLKGPLRMCMPNEAPRLLAPILAEFCSLHPGIELECDTRLTGLEVLREDMDLSIVFHRGRQDDSAFITRELATLPSIVVASPALLARTGTPRYVRELKSLPCITTVSALKGQPWQFLDPAGEIVKVPVRSRYRVNSGELAVAGARQGLGFAIVAAHPCQDDLAAGRLQEVQLDLSPAPLQLLGAYSHRHSVTARVRALLEFIQVRLQGFGGK, from the coding sequence GTGCGCAGCAAGCTCGACCTGAATGCAGTTCGTGTCTACGTGGCCGTCGTCGACGAGCAGAGCTTTTCCGGCGCGAGTCGCCTGCTGGCCCTGCCGTCGTCGAACGTCAGCCGTCACGTCGCGGCACTGGAGCGCAGGCTCGGCGTTCGCTTGCTTGAACGCAGCACGCGCCACCTGCGCATGACGGAGGCCGGGAGGCTGGTTTACGAGCGCGCCAAACCGGTCCTCGACGCCTTGCTGTCCACGGAGGAGGAGCTCGGCACAGTACAGGGCGATTTGAAGGGGCCTCTCAGGATGTGCATGCCCAACGAAGCGCCCAGACTGCTCGCGCCTATCCTTGCCGAATTCTGCAGTCTTCATCCTGGCATTGAGTTGGAATGCGACACGCGCCTGACCGGCCTGGAAGTGCTGCGGGAAGACATGGACCTCTCCATCGTCTTCCATCGCGGACGTCAGGATGACAGTGCGTTCATTACCCGCGAACTGGCGACACTGCCCAGCATCGTGGTCGCGTCCCCCGCGCTGTTGGCCCGAACCGGAACGCCGCGCTACGTGCGCGAACTCAAGTCCTTGCCTTGCATCACCACCGTGAGCGCACTGAAGGGCCAGCCCTGGCAGTTTCTCGATCCTGCGGGCGAGATCGTGAAGGTGCCTGTGCGCAGCCGCTACCGCGTTAATAGCGGAGAGCTTGCTGTGGCCGGCGCGCGCCAGGGACTTGGCTTCGCGATCGTTGCAGCCCACCCGTGCCAGGACGATCTTGCCGCGGGCCGGTTGCAAGAAGTGCAACTGGATCTAAGCCCCGCACCGCTGCAATTGCTTGGCGCCTACAGTCACCGTCATTCGGTCACTGCTCGGGTTCGGGCGTTACTGGAGTTCATCCAGGTGCGGTTGCAAGGGTTCGGGGGCAAGTGA
- a CDS encoding DUF3299 domain-containing protein — MKRADRHFPLVAVLCLLAACHGDGGKQPDATPTPSPVATHATAAADAVPDTVERWEQLAPANDIYQRPPPRISAAWRGDAAVMDQAAPVDDGPSVVNGMPIDHSGTQRAAQFGSSQVVKGLEGKRFALDGYVVPLESDDEGKVSELLFVPFYGACIHVPPPPPNQILHVVLRTPIDVPELWDPFHLQGRLHLADFKADIANATYEAEDATITPVQG, encoded by the coding sequence ATGAAAAGGGCTGATCGCCATTTCCCGCTGGTTGCGGTGCTATGCCTGCTGGCGGCCTGTCACGGTGACGGCGGGAAGCAGCCGGACGCCACGCCGACACCATCACCGGTAGCGACGCACGCGACCGCAGCCGCCGACGCCGTCCCGGACACAGTGGAACGCTGGGAACAACTGGCGCCGGCCAACGACATCTACCAGCGCCCACCGCCGCGGATCAGCGCGGCCTGGCGCGGCGACGCCGCGGTGATGGATCAGGCGGCGCCGGTCGACGATGGCCCGTCCGTGGTCAACGGCATGCCGATCGACCATTCCGGCACCCAACGCGCCGCGCAGTTCGGTTCCTCGCAAGTGGTGAAGGGGCTGGAAGGCAAACGCTTCGCCCTGGACGGCTACGTGGTGCCGCTGGAAAGCGACGACGAGGGCAAGGTCAGCGAACTGCTGTTCGTTCCGTTCTATGGCGCCTGCATCCACGTACCACCGCCGCCACCGAACCAGATCCTGCACGTGGTGCTACGCACCCCGATCGACGTGCCCGAGTTGTGGGACCCGTTCCACCTGCAGGGGCGGCTGCATCTGGCCGACTTCAAGGCGGATATCGCCAATGCCACCTACGAGGCAGAGGACGCCACGATCACTCCGGTGCAGGGCTGA
- a CDS encoding DUF3299 domain-containing protein, with amino-acid sequence MTRWILSILAIAVLCGCGRQPQPAAPKKAQATAATQPMPASDAAINPPLGEPDADGYRELDWSAMLPPAELKALENSDEAPVNHTGKRAMPQTGTYNTVAAVLARKVRLPGYVVPLDSDDAGRVREFLFVPYYGACIHVPPPPPNQIVHVRLDTPIDPPDMYSPFYLTGQLRAETLHGELAGTAYTMEQASLHPYEKG; translated from the coding sequence ATGACGCGCTGGATCCTTTCCATACTGGCGATCGCGGTGCTGTGCGGCTGCGGCCGGCAGCCGCAACCCGCCGCTCCGAAAAAAGCGCAGGCAACAGCGGCGACGCAGCCAATGCCGGCTAGCGATGCAGCGATCAACCCGCCGCTGGGCGAGCCCGACGCCGACGGCTATCGCGAGCTGGACTGGAGCGCGATGCTGCCACCGGCCGAGCTGAAGGCGCTGGAAAACAGCGATGAGGCGCCGGTCAACCACACCGGCAAGCGTGCGATGCCGCAGACCGGCACCTACAACACCGTGGCCGCCGTGCTGGCGCGCAAAGTGCGCCTGCCGGGCTATGTGGTGCCGCTGGACAGCGACGATGCCGGCCGCGTGCGCGAGTTCCTGTTCGTGCCGTACTACGGCGCCTGCATCCACGTGCCGCCACCGCCGCCGAACCAGATCGTGCATGTGCGCCTGGACACCCCGATCGACCCGCCGGACATGTACAGCCCGTTCTACCTGACCGGCCAACTGCGCGCCGAAACCCTCCACGGCGAACTCGCCGGCACCGCCTACACGATGGAGCAGGCCAGCCTGCATCCCTATGAAAAGGGCTGA
- a CDS encoding ABC transporter permease, with translation MTLLKLALASLRSRRLGVALTVLVITLSVTLLLGVERIRTQAHEGFASTVSGTDLIVGARSGPVNLLLYSVFHIGDATNNVSWKSYQDLSAMPEVKWAVPLSLGDSYRGYRVVGTSTGFFEHYHYGAKHPLAFAQGRAFDDLYDAVIGADVAAALGRHLGDEIVLTHGTGRISLATHADKPFRIVGILRRTGTPVDSSVLVSLQAIEAIHIDWHSGVRLPGQHVSAAQARAMDLTPATITAFMLGLKTRIATFSVQRRINEYPEEAMLAIMPGVTLQQLWGTLGTAEGALRMIASLVVLLGLVSMVALLVATLQERRREMAILRAVGARPRDIAWLLLFEAGLVTVVSCTLALLVVTAASWLARGWVLDHFGLALNRIAPSAAEWGWLGCVLLAGVLAGIVPALLAYRRTLADGLSPEL, from the coding sequence ATGACCCTATTGAAGCTTGCCCTGGCCAGCCTGCGCAGCCGGCGCCTGGGCGTGGCGTTGACCGTGCTGGTGATCACCCTGAGCGTGACGCTGCTGCTGGGCGTGGAGCGGATCCGCACGCAGGCACACGAGGGTTTCGCCAGCACAGTGTCGGGCACCGACCTGATCGTCGGCGCGCGCTCGGGCCCGGTCAACCTGTTGCTGTACTCGGTGTTCCATATCGGCGACGCCACCAATAACGTCTCCTGGAAGAGCTACCAGGACCTGAGCGCGATGCCCGAGGTGAAATGGGCGGTACCGCTGTCGCTGGGCGATTCCTACCGCGGCTACCGCGTGGTCGGCACCAGCACCGGATTCTTCGAGCACTATCACTACGGCGCCAAGCATCCCCTGGCGTTCGCGCAGGGCAGGGCATTCGACGACCTCTACGATGCGGTGATCGGCGCCGACGTCGCCGCCGCGCTCGGCCGCCACCTGGGCGACGAGATCGTGCTGACCCACGGCACCGGACGCATCAGCCTGGCCACCCATGCCGACAAGCCGTTCCGGATCGTCGGCATCCTGCGCCGCACCGGCACGCCGGTGGACTCCAGCGTGCTGGTGTCGCTGCAGGCGATCGAAGCGATCCATATCGACTGGCATTCCGGCGTGCGCCTGCCGGGCCAGCACGTCAGCGCGGCGCAGGCGCGGGCGATGGACCTGACCCCGGCCACCATCACCGCCTTCATGCTCGGCCTGAAGACCCGCATCGCCACCTTCTCGGTGCAGCGGCGGATCAACGAGTACCCGGAAGAAGCGATGCTGGCGATCATGCCGGGCGTCACCCTGCAGCAGCTCTGGGGCACGCTGGGCACCGCCGAAGGTGCCTTGCGCATGATCGCCTCGCTGGTAGTGCTGCTCGGCCTGGTGTCGATGGTCGCGTTGCTGGTGGCCACGCTGCAGGAGCGCCGGCGCGAGATGGCGATCCTGCGCGCGGTCGGCGCACGGCCGCGCGACATCGCCTGGCTGCTGTTGTTCGAGGCCGGGCTGGTCACCGTGGTGTCGTGCACGCTGGCGCTGTTGGTGGTGACCGCAGCCAGCTGGCTGGCGCGTGGCTGGGTGCTCGATCATTTCGGACTGGCGCTCAACCGCATCGCGCCTAGCGCCGCGGAGTGGGGCTGGCTCGGCTGCGTGCTGCTGGCCGGCGTGCTCGCCGGCATCGTGCCGGCCCTGCTGGCCTATCGCCGCACCCTGGCCGATGGCCTGTCGCCGGAGCTGTGA
- a CDS encoding ABC transporter ATP-binding protein, translating into MNQQPVVELTEARFGYPGGAAPVLDIASFALPRGQQLLLRGASGSGKSTLLALIAGVLQPTAGCVRVAGQDLAALRKAARDRFRADHCGVVFQQFNLLPFLSTRDNIALGLQFSARRGRLAPGTPALDTEIERLMVALGLDVAALWSRPAARLSVGQQQRVAAARALIARPPLLLADEPTSALDPLAAQAFLQLLFAECRQGGTSSIVVSHDPSIAPLFDAQADLATLNRASTGGAQ; encoded by the coding sequence ATGAACCAGCAGCCCGTCGTCGAACTGACCGAGGCGCGCTTCGGCTATCCCGGTGGCGCCGCCCCGGTGCTGGACATCGCATCGTTCGCGCTGCCGCGTGGGCAACAGCTGTTGCTGCGCGGCGCCAGCGGATCGGGCAAGAGCACCTTGCTGGCGTTGATTGCCGGCGTGCTGCAGCCTACCGCCGGCTGCGTGCGCGTCGCCGGGCAGGACCTGGCGGCGTTGCGCAAGGCCGCACGCGACCGTTTCCGCGCCGACCACTGCGGCGTGGTGTTCCAGCAGTTCAACTTGCTGCCGTTCCTCAGCACCCGCGACAACATCGCCCTGGGCCTGCAGTTCTCCGCGCGCCGCGGCCGGCTGGCACCAGGCACACCGGCGCTGGACACGGAGATCGAGCGGCTGATGGTCGCGCTGGGTCTGGACGTGGCGGCGCTGTGGTCGCGCCCGGCCGCCCGCCTCAGCGTCGGCCAGCAGCAACGCGTGGCCGCGGCGCGCGCGTTGATCGCGCGGCCACCGTTGCTGCTCGCCGACGAGCCCACCTCCGCGCTCGACCCGTTGGCGGCGCAGGCCTTCCTGCAACTGCTGTTCGCCGAGTGCCGGCAAGGCGGCACCAGTTCGATCGTGGTCAGCCATGATCCGTCGATCGCACCGCTGTTCGACGCTCAGGCCGACCTGGCCACGCTCAACCGCGCCAGCACCGGAGGCGCGCAATGA
- a CDS encoding ZrgA family zinc uptake protein, with product MLLFASSPAAAAIRHHGPHVHGQANLEVAVDGTAVDVQLSAPGIGILDFEHPARDAGERQRLEAAVATLRGAGWLQFPVAAACSLRSAQVTTEGYDVAMADPDEPGHSHAEFHAHYAFNCAQPTRLDHLQVLLPQRFPGLHTAVVDVATAAGQGRTEVVPGQTRVKLPE from the coding sequence TTGCTCCTCTTCGCCAGTTCGCCCGCCGCCGCTGCGATCCGCCACCACGGCCCGCATGTGCACGGCCAGGCCAACCTGGAAGTGGCCGTGGATGGCACGGCCGTCGACGTGCAGCTCAGCGCGCCGGGCATCGGCATCCTCGATTTCGAACACCCGGCGCGCGATGCCGGCGAGCGCCAGCGGCTGGAAGCTGCGGTCGCCACCCTGCGCGGTGCGGGCTGGTTGCAGTTCCCGGTCGCGGCGGCCTGTTCGCTGCGCAGTGCGCAGGTCACCACCGAGGGCTACGACGTGGCGATGGCCGATCCGGACGAGCCTGGCCACAGCCATGCAGAATTCCATGCCCACTACGCATTCAACTGCGCCCAGCCGACGCGACTCGATCACCTGCAGGTGTTGCTGCCACAGCGTTTCCCGGGGCTGCACACGGCGGTGGTAGATGTCGCCACCGCGGCCGGGCAGGGCCGCACCGAGGTCGTGCCCGGGCAAACCCGGGTGAAATTGCCGGAATGA
- a CDS encoding phospholipase D-like domain-containing protein, which produces MPLASIASAHRARRFLSAAMVCLLLSAATGAEARPQPSQFQIVESVPEASVYGEPGVPRTQQTWLAMINGAKQRIDIAAFYISEKPGTGLTPVLDALAARARAGVAVHLLVDHTFLAKNPDSVAWLGKVPGITVRVLPVDTLTGGVLHAKYMIVDDASVFVGSQNWDWRALEQIHEIGARIDDARFARTFAASFDYSWRLADEGDLAKAQARGVLPPDFVPVTATDPVLLEAGSDAPLIAYPAFSPPALQPAWVSAEEPALVEMIRASQHALRIQVMTLSAIRSFGPKGWWAPVDSAIRDAAARSVQVHIIVADWALREPMQAYLKSLAALPNITVKFSRLPPAPQGFIPYARVEHAKYAVADDRSSVIGTGNWEWSYFNTAVDASVFVKGKGPAETLTRIFDRDWNGPYVTTLQPGQNYEAPRTE; this is translated from the coding sequence GTGCCTCTCGCTTCCATCGCCAGCGCGCATCGCGCACGCCGTTTCCTGTCCGCCGCCATGGTCTGCCTGCTGCTGTCGGCAGCCACCGGTGCCGAGGCCCGGCCGCAGCCCTCGCAGTTCCAGATCGTCGAGAGCGTGCCCGAGGCCAGCGTCTACGGCGAACCCGGGGTGCCGCGCACCCAGCAGACCTGGCTGGCGATGATCAACGGGGCCAAACAGCGTATCGACATCGCCGCGTTCTACATCTCCGAGAAGCCCGGTACCGGACTGACGCCGGTACTGGACGCGCTGGCCGCCCGCGCCCGGGCCGGGGTGGCGGTGCACCTGCTGGTCGACCACACCTTCCTGGCCAAGAACCCGGACAGCGTCGCCTGGCTGGGCAAGGTGCCGGGTATCACCGTGCGGGTGCTGCCGGTCGATACGCTGACCGGCGGCGTGCTGCACGCCAAGTACATGATCGTCGACGATGCCAGCGTGTTCGTCGGCAGCCAGAACTGGGACTGGCGGGCGCTGGAGCAGATCCACGAGATCGGGGCGCGCATCGACGATGCACGCTTCGCCAGGACCTTCGCCGCCAGCTTCGACTACAGCTGGCGCCTGGCCGACGAGGGCGATCTGGCCAAGGCGCAGGCGCGTGGCGTGCTGCCGCCGGACTTCGTTCCGGTCACCGCCACCGATCCGGTGCTGCTGGAAGCCGGCAGCGACGCGCCGCTGATCGCCTACCCCGCCTTCAGCCCGCCGGCGCTGCAGCCGGCGTGGGTCAGCGCCGAGGAGCCGGCGTTGGTCGAGATGATCCGCGCCAGCCAGCATGCGCTGCGCATCCAGGTGATGACGCTCTCGGCGATCCGCAGCTTCGGCCCCAAGGGCTGGTGGGCGCCGGTCGACAGCGCCATCCGCGATGCCGCCGCGCGCAGCGTGCAGGTGCACATCATCGTCGCCGACTGGGCGCTGCGCGAACCGATGCAGGCGTATCTGAAGAGCCTGGCCGCGCTGCCGAACATCACGGTGAAGTTCAGCCGTCTGCCGCCGGCGCCGCAGGGCTTCATTCCCTACGCGCGGGTCGAGCACGCCAAGTACGCGGTGGCCGACGACCGCAGCAGCGTGATCGGCACCGGCAACTGGGAATGGAGCTACTTCAACACCGCGGTGGATGCTTCGGTGTTCGTCAAGGGCAAGGGCCCGGCCGAAACGCTGACGCGGATCTTCGACCGTGACTGGAACGGTCCCTACGTGACGACGCTGCAGCCCGGCCAGAACTACGAGGCGCCGCGTACCGAGTAG